The Cyprinus carpio isolate SPL01 chromosome A19, ASM1834038v1, whole genome shotgun sequence genome has a segment encoding these proteins:
- the LOC109055282 gene encoding basic helix-loop-helix transcription factor scleraxis-like, translating into MSFAMVRPAPSRYLYSEISMMSEDDENGSESSGSDDRSFRLDTSGYELKVGRKRKPGVGGGRLIGTSPNSTGTMAPVAEGRPRNAANARERDRTNSVNTAFTALRTLIPTEPADRKLSKIETLRLASSYISHLGNVLLVGEACGDGQPCHSGGPSTSNYYHHHDSPSRDSENSQPKQICTFCLSNQRKMSKDRERKSALRS; encoded by the exons ATGTCTTTCGCGATGGTGCGACCGGCTCCCAGCCGATACCTGTACTCCGAGATCTCGATGATGTCAGAGGACGATGAAAACGGCAGCGAGAGCTCGGGCTCGGATGACCGCTCGTTTCGTTTAGACACCTCAGGGTACGAACTTAAAGTTGGAAGAAAGCGGAAACCTGGTGTAGGTGGTGGACGGCTGATAGGTACGTCACCCAACTCCACCGGCACAATGGCTCCAGTGGCAGAGGGCCGTCCACGCAATGCAGCCAACGCACGGGAGCGGGATCGCACCAACAGTGTCAACACGGCCTTCACTGCCTTAAGGACTCTCATCCCCACAGAGCCTGCCGACCGGAAGCTGTCCAAGATTGAGACCTTGCGGTTGGCGTCCAGTTACATCTCCCACCTCGGAAACGTGCTCCTTGTGGGTGAAGCGTGTGGGGATGGACAGCCATGTCACAGCGGAGGGCCTTCGACCTCAAACTACTACCACCACCATGACTCGCCTAGTCGGGACTCGGAGAACTCACAGCCCAAACAGATCTGCACGTTTTGCCTCAGCAACCAGAGGAAAATG agcaaagacagagagagaaaatcgGCCCTGAGGAGTTAA